A single region of the Streptomyces sp. ITFR-16 genome encodes:
- a CDS encoding MarR family transcriptional regulator, giving the protein MEYMTTAPTGEQPRWLTDEEQCVWRAYLHATTLLEDHLDRQLQGDAGMPHIYYGLLVQLSQAPRRQKRMTELAKDAKITRSRLSHAVARLEKNGWVRREDCPSDKRGQNAVLTDEGFEMLRRSAPGHVKAVRQAMFDRLTPEQVRSLGEIMQVLAAGLQPEGTDADLPWLR; this is encoded by the coding sequence GTGGAGTACATGACCACGGCACCCACCGGTGAGCAGCCGCGTTGGCTCACCGACGAAGAACAGTGCGTCTGGCGGGCGTACCTCCACGCCACCACGCTGCTGGAGGACCATCTCGACCGCCAGTTGCAGGGCGACGCCGGCATGCCGCACATCTACTACGGGCTGCTCGTCCAGCTCTCGCAGGCGCCGCGCCGCCAGAAGCGGATGACCGAGCTCGCCAAGGACGCCAAGATCACCCGCTCCCGGCTCTCGCACGCCGTCGCCCGGCTGGAGAAGAACGGCTGGGTCCGCCGCGAGGACTGCCCGTCCGACAAGCGCGGCCAGAACGCGGTGCTCACCGACGAGGGGTTCGAGATGCTCCGCCGCTCCGCACCGGGCCACGTCAAGGCCGTACGGCAGGCGATGTTCGACCGGCTCACCCCGGAGCAGGTGCGCTCGCTGGGCGAGATCATGCAGGTGCTGGCGGCCGGGCTGCAGCCCGAGGGCACGGACGCCGACCTGCCCTGGCTCCGCTGA
- a CDS encoding MFS transporter, which produces MTSSAPSPSPAAAPAVSPDPSDRRRWFALAIVMTAAFMDLVDVTIVNIAIPSIKQDTGASFSSIQWIVAGYALAFAAGLITGGRLGDIYGRKRLFLIGIGGFTLASALCGFAANPEMLVASRFLQGGTAALMVPQVLSIVHATFPAHERGKVFGLFGAIVGLGAVSGPLLGALLTEWNIAGLEWRPIFLINLPVGIAGLILGRRFITESKSPKALRLDLIGVVLVTLAMLMLIYPLTRGRELGWPLWGHLSMAGSLLVFLVLVLFERRKASRDGSPLVELELFRVRSFAAGIAVQLTFGVGLGIFFLVWTLYMQEGLGWSALRAGTTGIPFSIAVSAAAGLSVQKLVPRFGRKVLQVGALLMAAGLLLYIWESDHYGTAITSWQMVLPLVVMGVGMGLIVAPLADAVLSEVPKEHSGSASGLFNTVQQMGNALGLGLVSVVFFGSISDTLTPPEVGPAFADAFEHSLWWVVGVLALISVVMFALPAHPKQHVEGGGDEIADAADGPAESAGEPVLTH; this is translated from the coding sequence ATGACTTCCTCCGCACCTTCGCCGTCCCCGGCGGCCGCGCCGGCGGTGTCCCCGGACCCGTCGGACCGCCGCCGGTGGTTCGCGCTGGCCATCGTGATGACCGCCGCCTTCATGGACCTGGTCGACGTCACGATCGTCAATATCGCCATCCCGAGCATCAAGCAGGACACCGGCGCCTCGTTCAGCTCGATCCAGTGGATCGTCGCGGGTTACGCGCTCGCCTTCGCCGCCGGGCTGATCACCGGCGGGCGGCTCGGTGACATCTACGGCCGCAAGCGCCTCTTCCTCATCGGGATCGGCGGCTTCACCCTCGCCTCCGCGCTCTGCGGCTTCGCCGCCAACCCGGAGATGCTGGTCGCCTCCCGCTTCCTCCAGGGCGGTACGGCGGCGCTGATGGTGCCGCAGGTGCTGTCGATCGTGCACGCCACCTTCCCCGCGCACGAGCGCGGCAAGGTCTTCGGTCTCTTCGGCGCGATCGTCGGCCTCGGCGCGGTCTCCGGGCCGCTGCTGGGCGCGCTGCTCACCGAGTGGAACATCGCCGGTCTCGAGTGGCGGCCGATCTTCCTGATCAATCTGCCGGTCGGCATCGCCGGGCTGATCCTGGGCCGCCGGTTCATCACCGAGTCGAAGTCGCCGAAGGCGCTCCGCCTCGACCTGATCGGCGTCGTGCTGGTCACGCTGGCGATGCTGATGCTGATCTACCCGCTCACGCGCGGGCGCGAGCTGGGCTGGCCGCTGTGGGGCCATCTGTCGATGGCGGGCAGCCTCCTGGTCTTCCTGGTCCTGGTGCTGTTCGAGCGCCGGAAGGCGAGCCGGGACGGGTCGCCGCTGGTGGAGTTGGAGCTGTTCCGGGTCCGGAGCTTCGCCGCGGGCATAGCGGTGCAGCTGACCTTCGGCGTCGGGCTCGGGATCTTCTTCCTGGTCTGGACGCTGTACATGCAGGAGGGCCTCGGCTGGAGCGCGCTGCGGGCCGGCACCACCGGCATCCCGTTCTCGATCGCCGTCTCCGCCGCCGCCGGTCTCTCCGTGCAGAAGCTGGTGCCGCGCTTCGGCCGCAAGGTGCTCCAGGTGGGTGCGCTGCTCATGGCGGCCGGACTGCTGCTCTACATCTGGGAGTCGGACCACTACGGGACGGCGATCACGTCCTGGCAGATGGTGCTGCCGCTGGTCGTCATGGGCGTCGGCATGGGGCTCATCGTGGCCCCGCTGGCCGACGCGGTGCTCTCCGAGGTGCCCAAGGAGCACTCCGGCTCGGCCTCCGGGCTGTTCAACACCGTGCAGCAGATGGGCAATGCGCTGGGGCTCGGGCTCGTCTCGGTCGTCTTTTTCGGGTCGATCAGTGACACGCTCACCCCGCCGGAGGTGGGCCCGGCGTTCGCCGACGCCTTCGAGCACTCGCTGTGGTGGGTGGTCGGCGTCCTGGCGCTGATCTCCGTGGTGATGTTCGCGCTGCCGGCGCACCCGAAGCAGCATGTGGAGGGCGGCGGCGACGAGATCGCCGACGCGGCCGATGGGCCCGCGGAGTCCGCCGGGGAGCCCGTGCTAACGCACTGA
- a CDS encoding questin oxidase family protein, which yields MDETTHTAPAPTAPDASGTLDEALERIHSFGPERHGWLTNHAPMAVEALVRRGQAPTVHRWLDHYRAKLEDMPDRVAEVTPANWREALGDPGRIADWTVYFERETAERPWREVLAEWWPRLLPGIAAGATHPVIRVGHSIRTLLDGERNAPRTTELAHGLGYWAARHRLGRLTGFPQWPGQPVTGPDDARDRLAELVRAATHRYAAYGHGEPIMLVHAATAPNAVLRALPALPRELWAASLEAAWAASAAVTAAYTPAEPAAVRAEAGGLSAEEVFARAAAHGDDHTIKFSDTALDVADAPALTAALRAVELNPPVF from the coding sequence ATGGACGAGACGACGCACACCGCACCGGCCCCCACCGCACCCGACGCCTCCGGCACGCTCGACGAGGCGCTGGAGCGCATCCACTCCTTCGGCCCCGAGCGGCACGGCTGGCTGACCAATCACGCCCCGATGGCCGTCGAGGCCCTGGTCCGCCGCGGCCAGGCGCCGACGGTGCACCGCTGGCTGGACCACTACCGCGCGAAACTGGAGGACATGCCCGACCGGGTCGCCGAGGTGACCCCGGCGAACTGGCGCGAGGCACTGGGCGACCCCGGACGCATCGCCGACTGGACGGTGTACTTCGAGCGGGAGACGGCCGAGCGGCCCTGGCGCGAGGTCCTGGCCGAGTGGTGGCCCCGGCTGCTCCCCGGCATCGCGGCGGGCGCCACGCACCCGGTGATCCGGGTCGGCCACAGCATCCGGACCCTGCTGGACGGCGAGCGGAACGCACCCCGCACCACCGAGCTGGCCCACGGCCTCGGCTACTGGGCGGCCCGCCACCGGCTGGGCCGGCTGACCGGATTCCCGCAGTGGCCCGGGCAGCCCGTGACCGGCCCCGACGACGCCCGGGACCGGCTGGCGGAACTGGTGCGGGCCGCCACCCACCGCTATGCGGCGTACGGGCACGGCGAACCGATCATGCTGGTGCACGCGGCCACCGCGCCCAACGCCGTCCTGCGGGCGCTGCCCGCGCTCCCCCGCGAGCTGTGGGCGGCGAGCCTGGAGGCTGCCTGGGCGGCGAGCGCGGCGGTCACGGCCGCGTACACCCCGGCGGAGCCCGCCGCCGTCCGCGCCGAAGCCGGCGGGCTGTCCGCCGAGGAGGTCTTCGCGCGGGCCGCCGCACACGGCGACGACCACACCATCAAGTTCTCCGACACCGCGCTGGACGTCGCTGACGCCCCGGCCCTGACGGCCGCCCTGCGCGCGGTCGAGCTGAACCCTCCGGTGTTCTGA
- a CDS encoding TetR/AcrR family transcriptional regulator, which translates to MDTVTRTATGAAQPRTPRPRADALRNRERIVTAAREMFVEFGPDVPLDEVARRAGVGNATLYRNFPDRAALTHEVVLAVTSRTTERAEEAANEEPDPFVALTRFVHAAADERIGALCPMLSGGFDKDHPELLAERRRLEEAVEGLVARAMSAGRLRTDIAVGDVLVALSQLTRPLPGIACPNIDRFTHRHIQLFLDGLEAPARSVLPGTAATLEDLRRRT; encoded by the coding sequence GTGGACACCGTCACCCGTACCGCCACCGGAGCGGCGCAGCCGCGTACGCCCCGCCCGCGGGCCGACGCCCTGCGCAACCGGGAGCGGATCGTGACGGCCGCGCGCGAGATGTTCGTCGAGTTCGGGCCGGACGTGCCGCTCGACGAGGTCGCCCGCCGTGCCGGCGTCGGCAACGCCACCCTCTACCGGAACTTCCCCGACCGGGCCGCACTGACCCACGAGGTCGTCCTCGCCGTCACCTCCCGCACCACCGAGCGCGCCGAGGAGGCCGCGAACGAGGAGCCGGACCCCTTCGTCGCACTCACCCGCTTCGTGCACGCGGCGGCCGACGAACGGATCGGGGCCCTGTGCCCCATGCTGTCCGGCGGCTTCGACAAGGACCACCCCGAACTGCTCGCCGAGCGCCGGCGCCTCGAAGAGGCCGTCGAGGGGCTCGTCGCGCGCGCCATGTCCGCGGGGCGCCTGCGTACCGACATCGCCGTCGGTGACGTACTGGTCGCCCTCTCCCAGCTCACCCGGCCGCTGCCGGGCATCGCCTGCCCGAACATCGACCGGTTCACCCACCGCCACATCCAGCTGTTCCTGGACGGACTGGAGGCCCCGGCCCGCTCCGTCCTGCCCGGAACGGCGGCGACCTTGGAGGATCTGCGGCGCCGGACCTGA
- a CDS encoding MFS transporter, whose translation MSKTADIRLPDPSRWKALAFIALAQLMVVLDATIVNIALPHAQTALGITDANKQWVITAYALAFGGLLLFGGRIADLWGRKRTFVVGLIGFALASALGGAAQNQGMLFGSRALQGVFGALLAPAALSLLAVMFTDAKERAKAFGIYGAIAGGGGAVGLILGGFLTQTLNWRWTFFVNIPFAIVAAAGAYFVIREPAGSRNRSSLDIPGVVLSALGLVSLVYGFTRAESSGWSDSLTVGTFVAAGVLLLAFVLTESRVKSPLLPLRVVMDRNRGGVYLSLGLAVIAMFGLFLFLTYYLQVVQGYSPIKTGFAFMPMIVGMITGSTQIGARLMTRVPARLLMAPGFLTAAVGMLLLTQLEIDSSYAAVILPGQLLLGLGMGTAFMPAMSLATHGVEPRDAGVASAMVNTSQQVGGAIGTALLNTIAASAATAYATSHAALGARNPELLKLQSMVHGFTGAIWWAVGILVVAAAIAVTFINAGRPSATTTSAGSGSGDADGVEDEFKIPVVAH comes from the coding sequence ATGTCAAAAACAGCTGATATCCGACTCCCGGACCCCAGTCGCTGGAAGGCGCTGGCGTTCATCGCGCTCGCGCAGTTGATGGTCGTGCTCGACGCCACGATCGTGAACATCGCGCTGCCGCACGCCCAGACCGCCCTGGGGATCACGGACGCCAACAAGCAGTGGGTCATCACGGCCTACGCCCTCGCCTTCGGCGGGCTGCTGCTCTTCGGAGGGCGCATCGCCGACCTCTGGGGCCGCAAGCGCACCTTCGTCGTCGGTCTGATCGGCTTCGCGCTGGCGTCCGCGCTCGGTGGTGCGGCGCAGAACCAGGGCATGCTGTTCGGCTCCCGCGCGCTCCAGGGTGTCTTCGGCGCCCTGCTGGCCCCGGCCGCCCTCTCGCTGCTCGCGGTGATGTTCACCGACGCCAAGGAGCGCGCCAAGGCGTTCGGCATCTACGGGGCGATCGCCGGTGGCGGTGGCGCCGTCGGCCTGATCCTCGGCGGATTCCTCACCCAGACGCTGAACTGGCGCTGGACCTTCTTCGTCAACATCCCGTTCGCGATCGTCGCGGCCGCCGGTGCCTACTTCGTGATCCGCGAGCCCGCCGGCAGCCGTAACCGCTCCTCGCTCGACATCCCGGGCGTCGTCCTGTCCGCGCTGGGCCTGGTCTCGCTGGTGTACGGATTCACCCGCGCCGAGTCCAGCGGCTGGTCGGACTCGCTGACCGTCGGCACGTTCGTCGCCGCCGGTGTGCTGCTGCTGGCCTTCGTCCTGACCGAGTCCAGGGTCAAGTCGCCGCTGCTCCCGCTGCGCGTCGTGATGGACCGCAACCGGGGCGGTGTCTACCTCTCGCTGGGCCTGGCCGTCATCGCGATGTTCGGCCTGTTCCTCTTCCTCACGTACTACCTCCAGGTCGTCCAGGGCTACTCGCCGATCAAGACCGGCTTCGCCTTCATGCCGATGATCGTCGGCATGATCACCGGGTCGACGCAGATCGGTGCCCGGCTGATGACGCGGGTCCCGGCCCGTCTGCTGATGGCTCCCGGCTTCCTGACCGCCGCCGTCGGCATGCTGCTGCTCACGCAGCTGGAGATCGACTCCTCGTACGCCGCGGTCATCCTGCCGGGCCAGCTGCTGCTGGGTCTGGGCATGGGCACGGCGTTCATGCCGGCCATGTCGCTCGCCACGCACGGTGTCGAGCCGCGTGACGCGGGTGTCGCCTCCGCGATGGTCAACACCTCGCAGCAGGTCGGCGGTGCGATCGGTACGGCCCTGCTGAACACGATCGCCGCCTCGGCCGCCACGGCGTACGCCACCTCGCACGCCGCGCTCGGCGCCAGGAACCCGGAGCTGCTGAAGCTCCAGTCGATGGTGCACGGCTTCACCGGTGCCATCTGGTGGGCCGTCGGCATCCTGGTGGTGGCCGCCGCCATCGCGGTGACCTTCATCAACGCCGGCCGGCCGTCCGCGACCACCACGTCGGCGGGCTCCGGTTCCGGTGACGCCGACGGTGTCGAGGACGAGTTCAAGATTCCGGTCGTCGCTCACTGA
- a CDS encoding transcriptional regulator, producing the protein MTDTPARLLNLLSLLQTPREWPGSELADRLDVSPRTIRRDIDRLRDLGYPVEATRGSVGGYRLVAGSAMPPLLLDDEEAVAIAVGLRAGAGHAIEGVDEASVRALAKLEQVLPARLRHRVSTLQNATVPLTRGDGSTIDPRTLTVIASAVTGRERLRFAYRAGDGAETRRQVEPYRLVSTGWRWYLVAYDLQREAWRTFRVDRVSEPFATGARFAPRELPTGDAAEFLSSSMARRQAGVAVDVSFAAPAEFVAARLPASVGPLEPTAEGGCRLRAVLVDSLEWVAVRLALVDCEFTAHEPPALVAYLNDLGGRLTRSAAP; encoded by the coding sequence ATGACCGACACCCCGGCACGACTGCTGAATCTGCTGTCACTGCTCCAGACGCCGCGCGAGTGGCCGGGCAGCGAACTCGCCGACCGGCTCGACGTGAGCCCGCGCACCATCCGCCGCGACATCGACCGCCTCCGCGACCTCGGCTATCCGGTCGAGGCAACGCGCGGCTCGGTCGGCGGGTACCGGCTCGTCGCGGGCAGCGCCATGCCCCCGCTGCTGCTGGACGACGAGGAGGCGGTGGCCATCGCGGTGGGGCTGCGGGCCGGGGCCGGCCACGCCATCGAGGGCGTCGACGAGGCCTCCGTACGCGCGCTGGCCAAGCTGGAGCAGGTGCTGCCCGCCCGGCTGCGCCACCGGGTCTCCACCCTGCAGAACGCGACCGTGCCGCTCACGCGCGGGGACGGTTCGACCATCGACCCGCGGACGCTGACTGTGATCGCCTCCGCCGTCACCGGGCGGGAGCGGCTGCGGTTCGCCTACCGCGCGGGGGACGGCGCCGAGACGCGGCGGCAGGTCGAGCCGTACCGGCTGGTGAGCACCGGGTGGCGCTGGTACCTGGTGGCGTACGACCTTCAGCGGGAGGCGTGGCGCACCTTCCGGGTGGACCGGGTGAGCGAGCCGTTCGCGACCGGGGCCCGGTTCGCGCCCCGGGAGCTGCCCACGGGCGACGCGGCGGAGTTCCTCAGCAGTTCCATGGCGCGCAGGCAGGCGGGGGTCGCGGTGGACGTGAGCTTCGCGGCTCCGGCGGAGTTCGTGGCCGCGCGGCTGCCCGCGTCGGTCGGCCCGCTGGAGCCGACGGCCGAGGGCGGCTGCCGGCTGCGGGCCGTGCTGGTGGACTCGCTGGAGTGGGTGGCGGTGCGGCTGGCCCTGGTGGACTGCGAGTTCACCGCGCACGAGCCACCGGCCCTGGTGGCGTATCTGAACGACCTGGGCGGCCGGCTGACCCGCTCGGCGGCGCCTTGA
- a CDS encoding M6 family metalloprotease domain-containing protein → MQQPRHRIGKHRHPVALGAASALLIAALASASSTLPLPSRASAGPVSTTRAAGLAPCRMSTAMGVQMSEGMPTQPGYSRSTGQIHALNLMIDFPDAPGTEPAMDRLAEFFPQTTDWFRTSSYGRLTYVPEAPVKSWLRMPLPFSEYGIERGSPYEPGYRHLVQDIVAAADPKVDFSAYDLVNILVTPNAGPSALDTVLSVTFSGNADAPFADGVPLANTSFVYSRQDDGSGSYAQTGYRVLPHENGHTFGLPDLYTMEGGGSVGHWDIMSEDWGANNDLLGWHKWKLGWLDNSQISCASAAGTSDHVLEPLSTHGGTKLAFVPLTAESGYAVEVRTQSGNDQAVCRPGVLIYKVSSDVDTGQGPVSVVDSTKDSAGCTRLPNVHAELSDATFQPGQTFTDRANGIRIAVLGKDAEDNYRVEVTRP, encoded by the coding sequence ATGCAGCAGCCCCGCCACCGCATAGGCAAGCACCGTCATCCGGTCGCCCTCGGCGCGGCATCGGCCCTGCTCATCGCAGCCCTGGCCTCGGCAAGCAGCACCCTGCCGCTCCCCAGCCGGGCCTCCGCCGGCCCGGTGTCCACCACCAGGGCGGCCGGGCTCGCCCCGTGTCGGATGTCCACGGCCATGGGAGTTCAGATGTCGGAGGGCATGCCGACGCAGCCGGGCTACTCCCGGTCCACCGGCCAGATCCACGCCCTCAACCTGATGATCGACTTCCCGGACGCGCCGGGAACGGAGCCGGCCATGGACCGGCTCGCGGAGTTCTTCCCGCAGACCACCGACTGGTTCCGCACCAGCTCCTACGGCCGCCTCACCTATGTCCCCGAGGCCCCGGTGAAGTCCTGGCTGCGGATGCCGCTGCCGTTCTCGGAGTACGGGATCGAGCGCGGCTCACCGTACGAGCCCGGCTACCGCCACCTCGTCCAGGACATCGTCGCCGCCGCCGATCCGAAGGTGGACTTCAGCGCGTACGACCTGGTCAACATCCTGGTCACCCCGAACGCCGGGCCGTCCGCCCTGGACACCGTCCTGTCCGTGACCTTCTCGGGGAACGCCGACGCCCCGTTCGCGGACGGGGTGCCGCTCGCCAACACGTCCTTCGTCTACAGCCGCCAGGACGACGGATCCGGCTCGTACGCCCAGACCGGCTACCGCGTCCTGCCGCACGAGAACGGCCACACCTTCGGGCTGCCCGACCTCTACACGATGGAGGGCGGCGGCTCGGTCGGGCACTGGGACATCATGTCCGAGGACTGGGGGGCCAACAACGACCTGCTGGGCTGGCACAAGTGGAAGCTCGGCTGGCTCGACAACAGCCAGATCAGCTGCGCCTCCGCCGCCGGCACCAGCGACCACGTCCTCGAACCGCTCTCCACCCACGGCGGCACGAAGCTCGCGTTCGTCCCGCTGACGGCCGAGTCGGGCTATGCGGTGGAGGTACGGACCCAGTCCGGCAACGACCAGGCCGTCTGCCGGCCCGGTGTGCTGATCTACAAGGTCAGCTCCGACGTGGACACCGGCCAGGGCCCGGTGTCCGTGGTGGACAGCACCAAGGACAGCGCCGGCTGCACCCGTCTGCCCAATGTGCACGCGGAGCTCTCCGACGCGACGTTCCAGCCCGGCCAGACCTTCACGGACCGGGCCAACGGGATCCGGATCGCGGTGCTCGGCAAGGACGCCGAGGACAACTACCGCGTCGAGGTCACCCGCCCCTGA
- a CDS encoding sigma-70 family RNA polymerase sigma factor, with product MATRAVARRSSATGGTNRASSVRAVGGEIADRDLVGMYLDEIARTPLLDAAREVELSQTVEAGVFARQILDGAVESDAGGASREELEALVAEGERAKDIFIRSNLRLVVAVARRYPRAGLPLLDLIQEGNAGLVRAVEKFDYAKGFKFSTYATWWIRQAITRSIADQSRTIRLPVHLVEELGRIRRVQREFNREHGRDPEHAEIAAELDSTPGRVGDVLDWARDPVSLNMSVDDDGDTQFGDLLEDTSAVSPEQSVMTLLRSEELEDLIGKLDNRTASIIRMRYGIEDGRERTLTEVGKQHGLTRERIRQIEKHALLELKRMAHDTGFDAAA from the coding sequence ATGGCAACCCGTGCCGTCGCCCGACGTTCGTCCGCCACCGGCGGGACCAACCGGGCGAGCAGCGTTCGCGCCGTGGGCGGAGAGATCGCCGATCGCGACCTGGTCGGCATGTACCTGGACGAGATCGCGCGCACGCCGCTGCTCGACGCCGCCCGGGAGGTCGAGCTGTCGCAGACCGTCGAGGCCGGCGTCTTCGCGCGGCAGATCCTCGACGGCGCGGTGGAGAGCGACGCCGGCGGCGCCTCGCGCGAGGAGCTGGAGGCGCTGGTCGCCGAGGGCGAGCGCGCCAAGGACATATTCATCCGTTCCAACCTCCGCCTCGTCGTCGCCGTGGCCCGCCGCTACCCCCGGGCCGGGCTCCCCCTGCTCGACCTGATCCAGGAGGGCAACGCGGGCCTGGTGCGCGCGGTCGAGAAGTTCGACTACGCCAAGGGCTTCAAGTTCTCCACGTATGCGACGTGGTGGATCAGGCAGGCCATCACCCGCTCCATAGCGGACCAGTCGCGCACGATCCGGCTCCCCGTCCACCTGGTGGAGGAGCTCGGCCGGATCCGCCGGGTGCAGCGCGAGTTCAACCGCGAGCACGGGCGCGACCCGGAGCACGCGGAGATCGCCGCCGAGCTGGACTCCACCCCGGGCCGCGTCGGTGACGTGCTGGACTGGGCCCGTGACCCGGTCAGTCTCAACATGTCGGTCGACGACGACGGCGACACCCAGTTCGGCGACCTGCTGGAGGACACCTCCGCCGTCTCGCCCGAGCAGTCGGTGATGACGCTCCTGCGCAGCGAGGAGCTGGAGGACCTGATCGGCAAGCTCGACAACAGGACCGCCTCCATCATCCGGATGAGGTATGGAATCGAGGACGGCCGCGAGCGCACCCTGACCGAAGTGGGCAAGCAGCACGGGCTCACCAGGGAGCGGATCCGCCAGATCGAGAAGCACGCGCTGCTCGAATTGAAGCGAATGGCTCACGACACGGGCTTTGACGCTGCGGCGTGA
- a CDS encoding class III extradiol ring-cleavage dioxygenase yields the protein MTVTAERMPALYLSHGAPPLADDPLWPAELAAWSAGLPRPKAVLMVSAHWEEAPLAVGATETIPLVYDFWGFPEHYYQVRYEAPGAPKLAESVRKLLRGAGTPVQDIPDRGLDHGAYVPLVEMFPEADIPVLQISMPTLDPQKLMEIGRRLAPLRDEGVLIVGSGFFTHNLAALRHQGGGVPGWSVEFDDWGQRALQAQDIDALLDFEHKSPAGRLAHPRTEHFAPLFVTLGASEGELDRGRSVIDGFWMGLAKRSVQYG from the coding sequence ATGACAGTCACCGCGGAGCGCATGCCCGCCCTCTACCTCTCCCACGGCGCCCCGCCGCTGGCCGACGACCCGCTCTGGCCCGCCGAGCTGGCCGCCTGGTCGGCGGGGCTGCCGCGCCCCAAGGCCGTGCTGATGGTCTCCGCCCACTGGGAGGAGGCCCCGCTCGCCGTCGGCGCCACCGAGACGATCCCGCTCGTCTACGACTTCTGGGGCTTCCCCGAGCACTACTACCAGGTGCGGTACGAGGCCCCCGGCGCCCCGAAGCTCGCCGAGAGCGTCCGCAAACTGCTGCGCGGCGCCGGTACGCCGGTCCAGGACATCCCGGACCGCGGCCTCGACCACGGCGCCTACGTCCCGCTGGTCGAGATGTTCCCCGAGGCCGACATCCCGGTGCTGCAGATCTCCATGCCGACGCTGGACCCGCAGAAGCTGATGGAGATCGGGCGCAGGCTCGCGCCGCTGCGCGACGAGGGCGTCCTGATCGTCGGCAGCGGCTTCTTCACGCACAACCTGGCCGCGCTGCGGCATCAGGGCGGCGGCGTTCCCGGCTGGTCGGTGGAGTTCGACGACTGGGGGCAGCGCGCGCTCCAGGCGCAGGACATCGACGCGCTGCTCGACTTCGAGCACAAGTCCCCGGCCGGGCGGCTGGCGCATCCGCGCACCGAGCACTTCGCCCCGCTCTTCGTCACGCTCGGCGCCTCGGAGGGCGAGCTCGACCGGGGCCGCAGTGTGATCGACGGCTTCTGGATGGGGCTGGCCAAGCGCTCGGTGCAGTACGGCTGA